tagtattatttctgacatgctagaaaagttttagttcatttgcttgatttttaggtattgcgcaacatttatgacgtcagagctagttacagcagactggctggcacacgatggaaactaatgtgaatttactacagcgtgagtaggctgcttccctacagggaGTAAGGCAGGGACGCCCATTATCACCATATTTGTtaaacttatttattgaaaaaaaccattgaataattgaaaataataaccaaaggaattaaaattaacggggaacgaatacactgtatccgttttgcaggtgatatagtagtacttgctgactcagtaaGGGAAATGGAGTTcatgttgctaaaatttgccaaaatcctaagggaatataatttaaaaataaataagaagaaaacaaaaactatggtagtagggaagacaaaagcaaatgataaagttaatattaaactagaagatgatgttctagagcaggttgagaacttctgttatttggggagcacaatcactgacgacaataaatgtacCACAGgtataaagagaagaatagccttgacaaagcaagctttccaaaataaaaggaatttactaacagacaatcatataaacctgaaaagtaggaaaaagtttgccaaaacttttgtctggagtgtcttaacatacggatgtgaagcgtggactctgggaaacgcagagaaaaagagactggattcaatggaaatgtggatatggagaagaatgacgaaaacaagctgcGTAGATAGAAAAAGTattgaacaggtcttaagagaagtgaatgagaacagaacgctgctaaattatataggaagaagaaaatcaaaaatgatagaGCACATAacgagacacaaccagttcctgaAGAATGTACTTGAAGGAAAAGTTTTAAGGAAAAAACCgagaggcaggccaagagcaacgtattttaataacatcaaagaagatatggggataaaatcgtatgaagaattggaGGATgacaaccgaagttaagcgctgtcgggcgtggtcggcgcttggatgggtgaccatccaggccgccatgcgctgttgccacttttcagggtccactcagcctcgtgatgccaaatgaggagctactcgaccgaatagtagcggcttcggtcaagaataccatcataacgacccagagagtggtgtgctgaccccacgcccctcctttctgcatcctcctctgaggatgacacggcggtcggatggtcccgatgggccgcttgcggcctgtagacggagtggagtGGACAATGGAGAGAGcgacgtggctaaatcgacaaggcatagcctttagtcTATGATGATGATGTCTGTTACAAGATCCGAAATGAGATCCCTACTTTGTTTCTTGCttgaattgtgttttatttcaattaCTTTGTCGACATCAGCAATGTTCTTGTTTATTGGTTTTTTACAGTGAAAAGAGGAATATCGTTCGCGTTTTGTCTCTGCTACCGCAGATACAGCAGATGGTGCCTCAGTACCACAGATACATTTAAAGTCATTTGCACACTGTATTGTGTAAGAAAAGTGTAAAATCAGAGTTGCCAGCGATAGTCCTTTTTCTCAAAACGATAATCAgttactgacagaattacaagtttTCTCAGAATTGAAATTAACCAGCTGCGCGAAATTTGTTAGAGATGTGGATGACACAtcagtacatatacagggtgtttcaaaaatgaccggtatatttgaaacggcaataaaagctaaacgagcagcgatagaaatacaccgtttgttgcaatatgcttgggacaacagtacattttcaggcagacaaactttcgaaattacagtagttacaattttcaacaacagatggcgctgcaagtgatgtgaaagatgtagaagacaacgcagtctgtgggtgcgccattctgtacgtcgtctttctgctgtaagcatgtgctgttcacaacgcgcaagtgtgctgtagacaacatggtttattccttagaacagaggatttttctggtgttggaattccaccgcctagaacacagtgttgttgcaacaagacgaagttttcaacggaggtttaatgtaaccaaaggaccgaaaagcgatgcaataaaggatctgtttgaaacatttcaacggactgggaacgtgacggatgaacgtgctggaaaggtagggcgacggcgtacggcaaccacagagggcaacgtgcagctagtgcagcaggtgatccaacagcggcctcgggtttccgttcgccgtgttgcagctgcggtccaaatgacgccaacgtccacgtatcgtctcatgcgccagagtttacacctctatccatacaaaattcaaacgcggcaacccctcagcgccgctaccattgctgcacgagagacattcgctaacgatatagtgcacatgattgatgacggcgatatgcatgtgggcagcatttggtttactgtcgaagcttatttttacctggacggcttcgtcaataaacagaactggcgcatatggggaaccgaaaagccccatgttgcagtcccatcgtcgctgcatcctcaaaaagtactggtctgggccgccatttcttccaaaggaatcattggcccatttttcagatccgaaacgattactgcatcacgctatctggacattcttcgtgaatttgtggcggtacaaactgccttagacgacactgcgaacacctcgtggtttatgcaagatggtgcccggccacatcgcacggccgacgtctttaatttcctgaatgaatatttcgatgatcgtgtgattgctttgggctatccgaaacatacaggaggcggcgtggattggcctccctgttcgccagacatgaacccctgtgacttctttctgtggggacacttgaaagaccaggtgtaccgccagaatccagaaacaattgaacagctgaagcagtacatctcatctgcatgtgaagccattccgccagacacgttgtcaaaggtttcgggtaatttcattcagagactacgccatattattgctacgcatggtggatatgtggaaaatatcgtactatagagtttcccagaccgcagcgccatctgttgttgacaattgtaactactgtaatttcgaaagtttcaaaaaagggctctgagcactatgggactcaactgctgaggtcattagtcccctagaacttagaactagttaaacctaactaacctaaggacatcacaaacatccatgcccgaggcaggattcgaacctgcgaccgtagcggtcctgcggttccagactgcagcgcctttaaccgcacggccacttcggccggctttcgaaagtttgtctgcctgaaaatgtactgttgtcccaagcatattgcaacaaacggtgtatttctatcgctgctcgtttagtttttattgccgtttcaaatataccggtcatttttgaaacaccctgtatgtgtgacATGTGTTACATGTTCGTGAAATAAATGAGTGTGTGTGAATCACATGTGACACTGGCAAGCGCAGGCGACACCGCGGGCAAAAGGATATATGTTAATAAAAGTACTTTGCGACTgagacataaaaacaaaaattagtaGCAGTATTGCAATCGCTACATGTAAATAATTTCACCATTTCAAGTAAGGTGATTATTTTAATGCTGTAATGTGATTTAATTACATTTGGTGAACAATGTCGCTCGAAAgcgaagaaaacaataaaaaaagtagAGAGCTCGTGGTAACAACAGTCTTGAAATGCTAAAGCGACAGTGGAGGTGGACGTCACAGTGTTCCGGGCTCCTCAGCCGGTGTTGTCCTTCTTCTTGGCGGAGAACGGGTTGTAGCCCCACTGTGGGTAGGGAGCTCCAGGGTAGGGTGGGTGGTACCCGGGAGACGGCGGCGGGTAGTAGCCGGGGGCCTGCGAGTAGCCGTCGTAGCACCAGGCGGGGCAGGCGCTAGGGCCGTAGCTGCCGCCGCCAGGGAAGCGGCCgcggggggcggcgggggcggaggcggaggcggaggcagcCTGCGACGCTGCTGCCGCCCACAGCACCAGCGCCACCACCTGCAACCAGAGCAAGCCGTCACCCTGTGGAACCACGACGTTGAAAGTTAGCACAGACTGCGTAAAATAGCTGGCTCCCCCTCCATGTCAGCGAACTCATGTGGGCTGAAATTCAAAGGGAGGAGATTGAAAGACGTCAGTCAGTCCGCCTCCCGCATAATTTTGGAGGTTTTGCTTTATCAAGTTCGCCAGAGTATCTTCTCTCTGCCTGCATTTGCTGATATTCTCCGTGCTCATATCCTCTATGCTACGGAGGAAGATCACGCTCGAAACCTGAATTTGCGAGTCCTCATTCTCAACTCAGTTACAGCTAATAGTCATCACAACATGTACGTATAACTACCGGTCCCAACCATgtatgtgcggttctaggcgctgcagtctggaaccgcgggactgctacggtcgcaggttcgaatcctgcctcgggcatggatgtgtgtgatgtccttaggttagttgggtttaagtagttctaagttctaggggactgatgacctaagatgttaagtcccatagtgctcagagccaaagcccCAACCATGTATGACCATTAATTTTGAATTATATTCTTTGATATTGTCAGTGTGGGGAACTATGCGATCTatctatactcctggaaattgaaataagaacaccgtgaattcattgtcccaggaaggggaaactttattgacacattcctggggtcagatacatcacatgatcacactgacagaaccacaggcacatagacacaggcaacagagcatgcacaatgtcggcactagtacagtgtatatccacctttcgcagcaatgcaggctgctattctcccatggagacgatcgtagagatgctggatgtagtcctgtggaacggcttgccatgccatttccacctggcgcctcagttggaccagcgttcgtgctggacgtgcagaccgcgtgagacgacgcttcatccagtcccaaacatgctcaatgggggacagatccggagatcttgctggccaggatagttgacttacaccttctagaacacgttgggtggcacaggatacatgcggacgtgcattgtcctgttggaacagcaagttcccttgccggtctaggaatggtagaacgatgggttcgatgacggtttggatgtaccgtgcactattcagtgtcccctcgacgatcaccagtggtgtacggccagtgtaggagatcgctccccacaccatgatgccgggtgttggccctgtgtgcctcggtcgtatgcagtcctgattgtggcgctcacctgcacggcgccaaacacgcatacgaccatcattggcaccaaggcagaagcgactctcatcgctgaagacgacacgtctccattcgtccctccattcacgcctgtcgcgacaccactggaggcgggctgcacgatgttggggcgtgagcggaagacggcctaacggtgtgcgggaccgtagcccagcttcatggagacggttgcgaatggtcctcgccgataccccaggagcaacagtgtccctaatttgctgggaagtggcggtgcggtcccctacggcactgcgtaggatcctacggtcttggcgtgcatccgtgcgtcgctgcggtccggtcccaggtcgacgggcacgtgcaccttccgccgaccactggcgacaacatcgatgtactgtggagacctcacgccccacgtgttgagcaattcggcggtacgtccacccggcctcccgcatgcccactatacgccctcgctcaaagtccgtcaactgcacatacggttcacgtccacgccgtcgcggcatgctaccagtgttaaagactgcgatggagctccgtatgccacggcaaactggctgacactgacggcggcggtgcacaaatgctgcgcagctagcgtcattcgacggccaacaccgcggttcctggtgtgtccgctgtgccgtgcgtgtgatcattgcttgtacagccctctagcagtgcccggagcaagtatggtgggtctgacacaccggtgtcaatgtgttcttttttccatttccaggagtgtatttaaaaaacatgtgtggataaaattcctacgtcaagatcgcaaattttctttactgattacCAGTTTCGGCTCATTGCCGAGACATCCACAACAGCCcacagaaacatagaaactgccgaagatatccttacgagtgacgcagggattctcagcgagtactttagaaaacggaggctacaacctagtgctaccaagatggaagtatctgccttccatttgaacaacaaaatggccaacggagaactacatgtatatctagacgggaaattaccaaatcacaacaaacacccaaagtaccttggggttaccctagataggacactaacattcaaagaacacctgacgaaaactgcagcgaaacttaaaacacgcaacaacatattgcagaagctctgtggcaccacttggtgctccacagcatctaccttaagaacatccgcacttggcttggtgtatccagtggcagaatactgcgccccagtgtggctcaacagcaaacacacacatggtagatagccaacttaatgcaacaatgcatattatatcaggcacaatttGGCCAACTCCTACaatgtggctgcccgttctcagtaacatagtcCCTCCTAAActgcgccgagaacacgctctggttagagaatttcaaaaaatcatgaccaacactcaattacaaatccatgaagatactcacgacatcctccactaaagaccgcacaggcgctgtaccaaaccaactttaaaataaatgaccgatggaaagaggaatgggagagcagaacagcagtaaactgccacagtatgccatgcctctttagtaaaccaaaaggatttgattgccctcgcaaactttggtcaactcttaatcgcatcaaaACCAACtatgggagatgcgccgactccttacacagatggggtaaacttccttcggccgcttgcgactgtggcgcagaGAGACAggcggtcaaacacatcgtgcaggaatgcccactaagggcatatgagggtgacccacaggatttcctaatggcgacccaagaggcaatcgactatatattatctaagctagacgtttgtttgtgattgctcttctgcgagtgtaaatttacaattggtcgtgtccttatatacaaactgttctttattgttctgtttatacatatgtgacttttttttttaatcatgttgtttctgtaatttttactgtgatgttatgagccatacgctaaataaataaataaccgagACATCTTCAGATCAATCTGAAATGTTGTTGAGTACGTGACACTCATTATGAATCTTCGTTTTTTTATTTAGCTTAGTCTCCTTAGTAAGATAAAAAAAATCTTAGTTGGTTATGTAAATTGAAGACGATAATCAGCAATTTGatcagtaaatgaaacaacaagttcactgtcaCCAGTCACCTAAGTAcaaggccagacaggcagatcatttgagattaggttcaaggaacacatggcagcactaaaaaacgaaaaatatcacacatcagcaatagctacacacctgcatgaaacaaaacaccatgttaacaacacaagtattagcatcctacacatccaaccaaaaggcagaaaactagacatccttgagacactccaaatatacaaacatcaaatgaaacaaccagaatctatcttaaatgacaaaaatgacaatatttacaatagtatcatctccgttttcagcaactgcctacactcataaaaatgcacacacacacacacacctaatatttaccataaatattgacagctgccaagagtacaagagattgacctcattcacagataattcatcacaccaacagcttgtaccccttgtcagcttaaaactgtatgtacatcaactactggcacaaatgtatatttatctgcatattttatagcattaaccaatgtattaccccaacctttaggcagctaatatatgcaacatgaaatcttaagactccttgtcatgtaaatgtttcctctcaataatcactctttcctctctctctctctctccccccccccccccccccccactcccattcactcacacacacacacacacacacacacacacactttttctctctctctacctctccttctgcctccagcccctcacttcacatctgtttattaaccccaatcaaagagtgtaatgtatgtacgattttactgttgtagccagtatgatcattgtaattatagtctgtaacaaTCACCTAATTATTATCAATacgtatgaagtttaagccattttaacatttcacctgattgtataaacgagtacgaatgtttgccattttaacttgtcagaattggatttatataccacctgaagtacacacacatatatttgacacctcaaaacaaacaccgccaaatgcttaaagcagttattctgtaataatattggtatgatgtatattctttgcactttgcgattatgtcttcacttctgctatacgaactttgcacccagctgactccagacgccatatttgtttacaaatgtggcagtatacatgtgatgtgttacgacagcaaaatgaacctgtgatcactgaaggtattgtagtttacttatttaatgtttaccattagatatcagtttaatttttcgtcaaaagttatcctaaaccatattctgaaatagtgtctcgtttctccactaggcagtgccacaagttcctccaaaaatcgtaacacaacacacgcaccaatgtaatacttactaatgtaaatccacccgatgatggaggtttaaaccttcgaaacgcgtcgtggaaataaataaaacggtgactggtaacagtgaacttgttgtttcatttaatgtcagtaacagtcacggtaaagcctaacctaaaaatgttcgcatttaaaatttgatcagtgatttaaaaaaaaaaaaaaacgaagatgtATAATGAGTATCACACACAGAAAAACATTTTAGATTGATCTGAAGACGGTTCGGTAATGAGCTGAAACAGGTAATTAGTAAAGTAATTTTCCGATCTTGACGTAAGATATTTATCCGCACACATTTTGAATGAGTCTTATAACAAAATCAAGCAACTATTGGGATTCCGGTGGAAGCTCTTGGTGTATCTACGCAGTAGTAGTCTGGGAAGGCAGCCGAATGCTATTTTCGAATCCAGCTGCGGTGGCGACGCGTCGCGCCGGACAGACCTCTGTCGCCATATGTGGAGACCCACCTCTAGCGGTGTGGCCGCACGGTCGGCCATTTCGAGTCCGAGTGTTGTCCAGCCTTTCACCGGCTCGGAAAACTGGGGAAACGCCTGCTGTTTCTCAGAAAAGGAGCTTGTTCATTGGTCAGTATGCCCCCACCACCTTTGGTCGCTCTCTGTGTGTGGAGGCTTTGGAGAGAATTTACTGAGGCGAGGATAATACCTGTCGCAGTAAGCAGTCGCCGCTGCGTGGTCAAGTAACTAGTGACTTTTCGATGTGAGTTAGTCCAATTTCGAGTTAGTTCTCACCATAACGATAAAACTCCATCGTTAGGAGCAGTGTGAAGTTCTCGTGACTGATGATTTCAGTATCATTTTACATAAAGTCAGATGGAACCGAATTCGGTGTTTGATCGGTCACGATGCACGCTGCGTGTAGTCTGCCCACTTCACTGCGAGTCACTAGCTGGCTTTGATGATTTATTTACTAGTGGAAAGTGGTGAgctttgctttcaaatctttcgtgTAGTGAGTAACTTGCACGTCCAAGTCGTACTTCTTCAGTCCACAAATCCTTGCTGACTAATAATGATCGTAAGTGTTGTTCGCTCGTATGGGACTATAGGATTGGGTTTTTTTTCATGTGATTTTCGTGTAGCTAAATGCAGTTTCAGGAGCAAGCTCCATCTGTTGAATAAATATATAATTCACACCCTTAGTTCACTAAACTTCACTAGAATCTGCATACTTGCACGTTTTCCTTCTGCCTCTAATCTGTAATCGAAAGTACCCTGTGATAGAAAATTACTTGATATGTTTAATGAAGACCAAACCCTGACTGGTCCTTCTGAAGTTCACTAATTAAAATCCTGTTGCACAGGTTTCTCTCCAGGGCTAGTAATCATTTAATATTCGTCGTACTTCAGACGATTTGGCACTTGAGCAGGTAATGCTAAACACTGTGCTTGTGCAGCAGATAGCGCTCAGCTACCCAAGTCGAATAACTTTTAAGATGGAAACCTATGGCTTTTCCTAAATGTGCCCCACACATGCGTAGAGTCCTTAGGGACCGCTTCATTCACACCTTACAAAGGAACATGAC
This sequence is a window from Schistocerca serialis cubense isolate TAMUIC-IGC-003099 chromosome 7, iqSchSeri2.2, whole genome shotgun sequence. Protein-coding genes within it:
- the LOC126412666 gene encoding translation initiation factor IF-2-like; the encoded protein is MLPAVKVVLLVVALVLWAAAASQAASASASAPAAPRGRFPGGGSYGPSACPAWCYDGYSQAPGYYPPPSPGYHPPYPGAPYPQWGYNPFSAKKKDNTG